In the Bacillota bacterium genome, one interval contains:
- a CDS encoding MoaD/ThiS family protein: MKVKLFALLREITGLKETDAFQGATVRELLESLCAKYGRKLEEWVFAPHEAHDPRSLSGNVIILVNGRAIEHLAGLETPLKPTDEVAIFPKLAGG; encoded by the coding sequence GTGAAGGTGAAGCTTTTCGCCCTCCTGCGGGAGATTACGGGATTGAAAGAAACAGACGCCTTTCAGGGAGCCACAGTCCGGGAACTGCTGGAGAGCCTCTGCGCAAAATACGGAAGAAAGCTCGAGGAGTGGGTCTTTGCGCCCCACGAAGCGCACGACCCGCGCTCTTTAAGCGGGAACGTGATCATTCTCGTCAACGGGAGGGCCATCGAACACCTGGCCGGGCTGGAGACGCCCCTTAAACCAACAGACGAAGTGGCAATTTTTCCTAAACTTGCCGGCGGTTGA
- a CDS encoding NADH-quinone oxidoreductase subunit NuoF yields the protein MEQQPENKDVTRRLVLVCCGTGCQANGSMDVYHALRQALAPGANAEVCTYVKSTGCNGLCEKGPLVKILPDDITYSRVRAADVSEIAEKTLRGGALVKRLLLRDPVTKEHFRSHHKTNFYKKQHKVALRNIGEIDPSNIQDYLDRDGYQALRKALTTLTPEEVIEEVLASGLRGRGGGGFPTGLKWRACASVDRLPRYIICNGDEGDPGAFMDRSIMEGDPHSILEGMLICAYAMGAARGFIYVRDEYGLAVANLTRAIEDARERGFLGKNILGSSLSFDIEIVRGGGAFVCGEETALIASIEGNPGEPRDKYTYPAERGLWGQPTVINNVETWANIPVIVSNGARAFAALGTGNSKGTKVFSLVGKVTNTGLVEVPMGTTLREIIEEIGGGVPKGRRFKAVQTGGPSGGCIPESLLDLEVDFDTLTAAGSMMGSGGLIVMDDRTCMVEVARYYLNFLAGESCGKCVPCREGIGLMLETLTRICEGKGRLEDLDLLESIGKTLQQAALCGLGRTAPNPVLSTLKYFRDEYLAHITGCWCPAGVCKALTGFYIDAGLCRGCGRCLRNCPVQAITGKKQEPHEIDPSRCIKCGACIDDCRYQAVKVKQGV from the coding sequence ATGGAACAACAGCCGGAGAATAAGGACGTCACCAGGAGGCTGGTTCTGGTCTGCTGCGGAACGGGCTGCCAGGCCAACGGCAGCATGGATGTTTACCACGCCCTGCGCCAGGCACTGGCTCCCGGCGCCAATGCCGAAGTCTGCACTTACGTGAAATCCACCGGCTGCAATGGCCTGTGCGAAAAGGGACCACTTGTCAAGATCCTGCCCGATGACATTACCTATTCCAGGGTGCGGGCGGCTGATGTCTCCGAGATCGCGGAAAAGACACTGCGCGGGGGCGCCTTGGTCAAGCGGCTCCTGCTCCGGGACCCCGTGACGAAAGAACACTTCAGGTCGCATCATAAAACAAATTTCTACAAAAAACAGCATAAAGTCGCACTGCGCAACATCGGGGAGATCGATCCCTCCAACATCCAGGACTACCTTGACAGGGACGGCTACCAGGCCCTGCGCAAAGCGCTGACTACGCTGACCCCGGAAGAGGTCATCGAGGAGGTGCTCGCCTCCGGCCTGCGCGGGCGGGGGGGCGGGGGCTTTCCAACCGGCCTCAAGTGGAGAGCGTGCGCCTCGGTGGACAGGCTCCCACGCTATATTATTTGCAACGGGGACGAAGGGGACCCCGGGGCGTTTATGGACCGGAGCATTATGGAGGGGGACCCCCACTCGATCCTTGAGGGGATGCTCATCTGCGCCTACGCGATGGGAGCCGCGCGCGGCTTCATCTACGTGCGCGACGAATACGGCCTGGCAGTCGCCAACCTCACAAGGGCCATCGAAGACGCCCGGGAGCGCGGTTTCCTCGGGAAAAATATTTTGGGAAGCAGCCTCTCTTTTGACATCGAAATCGTCCGGGGCGGCGGGGCGTTTGTCTGCGGCGAGGAAACGGCGCTCATCGCCTCGATTGAAGGGAACCCAGGGGAGCCCCGCGACAAGTACACCTACCCTGCGGAAAGGGGGCTCTGGGGCCAGCCGACGGTGATCAACAACGTGGAGACCTGGGCGAACATCCCGGTAATCGTTTCCAACGGCGCTAGGGCGTTCGCCGCGCTCGGCACCGGAAACAGCAAAGGCACGAAGGTATTCTCCCTCGTAGGGAAAGTGACAAACACCGGCCTGGTGGAGGTCCCAATGGGGACGACCCTGCGGGAGATCATTGAAGAGATCGGCGGAGGCGTTCCCAAAGGCCGGAGGTTTAAGGCAGTGCAAACCGGCGGCCCCTCGGGGGGCTGCATTCCGGAAAGCCTGCTAGACCTGGAAGTGGACTTCGACACCCTCACCGCGGCCGGATCCATGATGGGGTCGGGCGGCCTCATTGTGATGGATGACCGCACCTGCATGGTGGAAGTGGCCCGGTACTACCTCAATTTTCTGGCAGGCGAGTCGTGCGGCAAGTGCGTCCCCTGCCGGGAAGGCATCGGCCTGATGCTGGAAACCCTGACCCGGATCTGTGAGGGGAAAGGAAGACTGGAGGACCTCGACCTCCTGGAGAGCATTGGTAAAACCCTGCAGCAGGCCGCCCTGTGCGGTCTTGGCAGGACCGCGCCAAACCCCGTGCTTTCCACGCTGAAGTACTTCCGGGACGAGTACCTGGCCCACATCACCGGGTGCTGGTGTCCGGCAGGAGTCTGCAAGGCTCTGACCGGGTTCTATATTGACGCCGGTCTCTGCCGGGGATGCGGCCGCTGCCTGAGGAACTGCCCGGTTCAGGCCATCACCGGGAAGAAGCAAGAGCCTCACGAAATCGACCCTTCCAGGTGCATCAAATGTGGCGCCTGCATCGACGATTGCAGGTACCAGGCCGTTAAAGTAAAGCAGGGGGTATGA
- a CDS encoding aldehyde ferredoxin oxidoreductase family protein gives MYGWVGKILRINLNDGTTGKEPLDPKEAKNFLGARGLGTRLWMKEVDPEVDPLSEKNNLIFMTGPLTGTLATSSGRYNVVCKSPLTGAIAASNSGGYWGPELKFAGYDGIIFEGKADRPVYVYINDDQVEIRDASHLWGKSVNETTDAIREETDDAVHVACIGPAGEKQVRFACIINDYTRAAGRSGVGAVMGAKNLKAVAVKGSGGVRVADPEGFMEAFTSAHAKVKAHPVTGQGLGLYGTAVLVNILDQAGAYPVHNFRDSGTFPAAEVTSGESLREKFLLRNKGCMSCSIGCGRIVNVPGGPFAGFGEGPEYEAIWAYSADCGVGDLAAVVKANNLCNELGLDPITMGSTIACAMELYENGAITKDEVGRALAFGDAEAIVELTKLTGYREGFGNELAEGSFRLASKYGHPELSMSAKKQELPAYDPRGVQGLGLNFATSNRGGCHVRGYMTSPEILGIPEKLDNLSTKDKAGWTKAFQDLTAAVDSSGLCLFLTFAIGAPEIAGQLTAATGVAYTADDVVKAGERVWNLERLFNLANGFTRADDTLPPRLLKEPMRHGPLKGSVHKLEEMLDEYYQVRGWDAEGKPTEAKLRELGLET, from the coding sequence ATGTACGGCTGGGTAGGAAAAATCCTGCGGATCAACTTAAATGACGGAACAACCGGCAAAGAACCCCTCGACCCGAAAGAGGCCAAAAACTTTCTGGGGGCGCGGGGTCTGGGGACGCGTTTGTGGATGAAAGAGGTCGATCCCGAAGTTGACCCGTTGAGTGAAAAAAATAACCTGATCTTTATGACCGGACCCTTGACAGGAACCCTGGCAACAAGCTCCGGCCGCTACAATGTTGTCTGCAAGTCCCCCCTGACCGGGGCCATCGCGGCCTCGAACTCCGGAGGGTACTGGGGCCCGGAACTGAAATTCGCCGGCTACGACGGGATCATCTTTGAAGGAAAAGCAGACAGACCGGTATATGTATATATTAACGATGACCAGGTCGAGATCCGGGATGCCTCCCACCTGTGGGGCAAGAGCGTCAACGAAACTACAGACGCCATCCGGGAAGAGACGGACGACGCCGTTCACGTTGCCTGCATCGGGCCCGCCGGTGAAAAGCAGGTCAGGTTCGCCTGTATCATAAACGATTACACCAGGGCGGCCGGCCGCTCTGGCGTCGGCGCCGTGATGGGCGCCAAGAACCTGAAGGCCGTTGCCGTAAAAGGAAGCGGCGGCGTCCGGGTCGCGGATCCGGAAGGCTTCATGGAAGCCTTTACAAGCGCCCACGCCAAGGTGAAGGCGCACCCGGTTACCGGCCAGGGCCTGGGTCTCTATGGGACCGCGGTTCTGGTGAACATTCTCGACCAGGCCGGCGCCTATCCGGTCCACAACTTCCGCGATTCCGGCACCTTCCCCGCCGCCGAAGTGACAAGCGGTGAGTCCCTGAGAGAGAAGTTCCTGCTCAGGAACAAGGGGTGCATGAGCTGCAGTATCGGCTGCGGCCGGATTGTGAACGTACCCGGGGGGCCCTTCGCCGGGTTTGGGGAAGGCCCCGAATACGAGGCCATCTGGGCTTACAGCGCCGACTGCGGCGTAGGGGACCTGGCGGCCGTGGTCAAGGCCAACAACCTTTGCAACGAACTCGGTCTCGACCCCATCACGATGGGGAGCACCATCGCCTGTGCCATGGAACTCTACGAAAACGGCGCAATCACAAAAGACGAGGTCGGGAGGGCGCTCGCTTTCGGGGATGCCGAAGCGATCGTGGAACTGACCAAGCTGACCGGCTACCGCGAGGGCTTCGGAAACGAGCTGGCTGAAGGCTCCTTCCGCCTGGCCAGCAAGTACGGCCATCCCGAACTCTCGATGAGCGCCAAGAAGCAGGAGCTCCCCGCCTATGACCCGCGCGGCGTCCAGGGCCTCGGTCTGAACTTCGCCACCAGCAACCGGGGCGGCTGCCACGTCCGGGGTTACATGACCTCACCGGAGATCCTGGGCATCCCCGAGAAGCTGGACAACCTCAGCACCAAGGACAAAGCCGGGTGGACGAAGGCCTTCCAGGACCTCACCGCCGCCGTCGATTCGTCCGGCCTCTGCCTCTTCCTCACCTTCGCCATCGGGGCACCGGAAATCGCCGGGCAGTTGACCGCAGCCACCGGTGTTGCATACACGGCGGATGACGTGGTCAAGGCGGGAGAGCGCGTCTGGAACCTGGAGCGCCTCTTCAACCTGGCCAACGGCTTTACGAGAGCAGACGACACGCTGCCGCCGCGGCTGCTGAAGGAGCCGATGAGACACGGCCCGCTCAAGGGTTCAGTCCACAAGCTCGAGGAAATGCTGGACGAATACTACCAGGTCCGCGGCTGGGACGCCGAAGGGAAGCCGACGGAAGCGAAGCTCCGGGAGCTTGGGCTCGAAACCTAG
- a CDS encoding ThiF family adenylyltransferase, producing MGFSETGLTREQQDRYQRQMNMEEIGEKGQLKLAAGRVLIIGAGGLGSAAAFYLAAAGVGTIGIVDDGRVELSNLQRQILHTTDRIGTPKVDSARETLTALNPEIGILTYNLRLNEANAAGLIRSYNVIIGALDNFETRYLVNETCVRLRKPLVEGGVKGFNGLVMTILPGEGPCYCCVFPPAAPAGSKAPASEKPIPVFATSPGVIGILQAHEALRLLLKVGIPLAGRILFYDGLTGSFYEQEVKRAPKCPCCGDLNPAQPGVYGRFSGKIY from the coding sequence ATGGGTTTCAGCGAAACGGGTCTAACCAGAGAGCAGCAAGACCGCTACCAGAGGCAGATGAACATGGAAGAAATCGGTGAAAAGGGACAGCTCAAGCTTGCCGCAGGAAGGGTCCTGATCATCGGAGCGGGTGGTCTGGGTTCCGCTGCAGCCTTTTACCTGGCAGCGGCAGGGGTCGGAACCATCGGGATCGTGGACGACGGGAGGGTCGAGCTTTCAAACCTGCAGCGCCAGATCCTGCACACCACGGACCGGATCGGGACGCCAAAAGTGGATTCGGCAAGAGAAACCTTAACCGCGCTCAACCCGGAAATCGGGATCCTTACTTACAATCTCAGGCTGAACGAGGCCAATGCCGCCGGACTGATCCGTTCATACAACGTTATTATCGGCGCCCTCGACAACTTCGAGACCCGTTATTTGGTGAACGAGACCTGCGTCCGGCTGCGGAAACCGCTGGTAGAAGGAGGCGTCAAGGGGTTTAACGGTTTGGTGATGACGATTCTGCCGGGGGAGGGCCCCTGCTACTGCTGCGTCTTCCCCCCGGCCGCGCCCGCCGGCAGCAAAGCCCCGGCTTCCGAGAAGCCCATTCCCGTCTTTGCCACCAGCCCCGGGGTGATCGGGATTCTCCAGGCCCACGAGGCCCTCAGGCTCCTGCTAAAGGTGGGAATTCCCCTCGCAGGCAGAATTCTTTTTTACGACGGCCTGACAGGCTCCTTTTACGAGCAGGAGGTGAAGCGGGCGCCCAAGTGCCCCTGCTGCGGCGATCTGAACCCGGCACAGCCGGGAGTGTACGGAAGGTTTTCTGGGAAAATTTATTAA
- a CDS encoding NAD(P)H-dependent oxidoreductase subunit E yields METDKIQEIESIIRRYPAEKRYILAIMQDLQQAFNYLPKGALEKTAAHVRAPLSTVYSMATFYKAFSLKPKGKINFRVCDGTACHIKGSQVILNEICQCLDLKPGETTPDGMFSLETVNCLGACAISPVLVANQKVYAKVTPAALRKIIKEYGGKLDGTTAGE; encoded by the coding sequence ATGGAAACTGACAAAATACAGGAAATTGAAAGCATAATCAGGCGTTATCCTGCGGAAAAAAGATACATCCTGGCGATCATGCAGGATCTCCAGCAGGCGTTCAATTATCTCCCTAAAGGGGCCCTGGAAAAAACGGCGGCCCATGTCCGGGCTCCCCTCAGCACGGTGTACAGCATGGCCACTTTTTACAAGGCCTTCAGCCTGAAGCCTAAAGGGAAGATTAACTTTAGGGTTTGCGACGGCACCGCCTGCCACATCAAGGGCTCGCAGGTGATTCTCAACGAGATCTGCCAGTGCCTGGATCTCAAGCCGGGAGAGACCACTCCCGACGGGATGTTCTCGCTGGAAACAGTAAACTGCCTGGGCGCATGCGCCATCTCCCCCGTTCTGGTAGCAAACCAGAAAGTATACGCTAAAGTTACCCCGGCTGCCCTAAGAAAGATTATCAAAGAGTACGGAGGGAAGCTCGATGGAACAACAGCCGGAGAATAA
- a CDS encoding HD domain-containing protein, which produces MDGILGSEKRNLQDPNLRKKADLARTLQALSVCLDFSRQGLLLHHRAVAFTAWEIGKVLGLQETELFDLYCAALIHDGGVRTTRERLELEQFDVQNPWDHCRRGREILRASPLLRRLGKIVFHHHDRWEGGNPSLLKKKEIPLASRIIHLADRIDVLRMRGTFILHQTGEITRRIQEGAGKHFDPELVEAYSYLADREVFWLDLAAFLSPTGPLPFLSSQPAARGDFPSLSLSDLDQLALFFARVIDEKSSFTYRHSRFVAELAAALAAKLVFLPGIP; this is translated from the coding sequence TTGGATGGGATTTTAGGGAGCGAGAAAAGAAATCTGCAGGATCCGAATCTCAGGAAAAAGGCGGATCTAGCCCGGACTCTCCAGGCGCTTTCGGTTTGTCTGGATTTTTCAAGGCAAGGGCTGCTTCTGCATCACCGCGCCGTTGCTTTTACGGCCTGGGAAATCGGAAAAGTGCTCGGTCTTCAGGAGACCGAGCTTTTTGATCTTTACTGTGCCGCATTGATTCACGATGGAGGCGTGAGGACGACCCGCGAAAGGTTGGAACTGGAACAGTTCGACGTTCAGAATCCCTGGGACCACTGCCGGCGCGGTAGGGAAATCCTGCGGGCGAGCCCGCTTCTCAGGCGATTAGGAAAGATCGTTTTCCACCACCATGACCGCTGGGAGGGGGGAAATCCCTCGCTCCTCAAGAAAAAGGAGATCCCCCTCGCCAGCCGGATTATTCACCTGGCCGACCGGATTGATGTGCTCCGCATGCGAGGTACTTTTATTTTACACCAGACCGGCGAAATCACCAGAAGAATTCAGGAGGGGGCCGGGAAGCACTTCGATCCCGAACTGGTTGAGGCTTATTCGTACCTTGCGGACCGGGAGGTTTTCTGGCTTGACCTGGCGGCTTTCCTTTCTCCGACCGGGCCGCTTCCTTTTCTCTCCTCCCAGCCCGCTGCCAGGGGTGATTTCCCTTCCCTTTCTCTCTCTGATCTGGACCAGCTTGCCCTGTTTTTTGCGCGGGTGATTGACGAAAAGAGCAGTTTTACCTACCGCCACTCCAGGTTTGTTGCGGAACTGGCCGCGGCCCTCGCTGCGAAACTTGTTTTTCTGCCGGGGATTCCCTGA
- a CDS encoding 4Fe-4S dicluster domain-containing protein has protein sequence MAKVLMLDPEKCTACRMCELACSFFHEKEFRPSVSRINVLTWESDGISVPMMCLQCDAAACLKVCPSGALSCSKETGALIVDNEKCIRCKMCLSACPFGNTTYDAATNKILKCDLCGGDPQCVKFCPSGAVTYVEAMKGTLLKKKTYAEKFKELLREVKQ, from the coding sequence ATGGCAAAAGTTCTGATGCTGGATCCCGAAAAGTGTACAGCGTGTCGTATGTGCGAGCTGGCTTGCTCCTTCTTTCACGAAAAGGAATTTCGACCCAGCGTTTCCCGCATCAACGTCCTGACATGGGAATCTGACGGGATCTCGGTACCGATGATGTGCCTGCAGTGCGATGCTGCAGCCTGTTTGAAGGTTTGCCCGTCGGGCGCTTTAAGCTGCAGCAAAGAAACGGGAGCATTGATCGTAGACAACGAAAAGTGCATCCGCTGTAAAATGTGCCTGAGCGCCTGTCCTTTCGGGAACACAACCTACGACGCGGCCACAAACAAAATCCTCAAGTGCGACCTCTGCGGCGGCGACCCCCAGTGTGTCAAGTTTTGTCCTTCCGGTGCCGTAACCTACGTGGAGGCGATGAAGGGGACGCTTCTCAAAAAGAAAACCTATGCGGAGAAATTTAAAGAACTCCTGCGGGAGGTGAAGCAGTGA